In Juglans microcarpa x Juglans regia isolate MS1-56 chromosome 4S, Jm3101_v1.0, whole genome shotgun sequence, a single window of DNA contains:
- the LOC121263541 gene encoding LOW QUALITY PROTEIN: probable linoleate 9S-lipoxygenase 5 (The sequence of the model RefSeq protein was modified relative to this genomic sequence to represent the inferred CDS: inserted 1 base in 1 codon; deleted 1 base in 1 codon) — translation MIKNIIDAIAGKKIEGTVVLMKKNVLDFNDFNASVLDRVHELFGQRVSLQLVSAVNYGDSTENGLQAGKLGKPAYLENWISTITPLIVGESSFKVTFDWDEDIGVPGAFLIRNDHHSEFYLKTLTLEDVPGHGRIHFVCNSWVYPTDKYKKDRFFFSNKTYLPSETPRPLLKYREQELLNLRGDGTGELQEWDRVYDYAYYNDLGNPDMGSKYARPVLGGSTEYPYPRRGRTGRPPTKTDPNTESRVKLLMSLNIYVPRDERFGHLKMSDFLAYALKSIVQFLKPELESLFDSTPTEFDSFQDVINLYEGGLKLPEGVLENIRDNIPAEMLKEIFRSDGAGLLKYPMPQVIKEDRSAWRTDEEFAREMLAGVNPVSIRGLEEFPPTSKLDPKVYGDQTSTITKEQVEKSFDGLSIEEAIKKNKLFILDHHDAFMPYLRRINSTTTKTYASRTILFLKSDGTLKPVAIELSLPHPEGDKFGXVSKVFTPAEQGVEGSFWQLAKAYVAVNDSGYHQLISHWLNTHAAIEPFVIATNRQLSVLHPIHKLLHPHFRDTMNINAFARQILINAGGILELTVFPAKYAMEMSSIVYKDWVFPEQALPADLIKRGIAVKDSSSPHGLRLLIEDYPYAVDGLEIWSAIKTWVEDYCSFYYKTDDLVQKDSELQSWWKELREEGHGDKKDEPWWPKMQKREELVETCTIIIWVASALHAAVNFGQYPYAGYLPNRPTISRRFMPEEGTPEYAELQSNPDKAFLKTITAQLQTLLGVSLIEILSRHSTDEVYLGQRDTPEWTLDAQPLKSFEKFGKKLAEIEDRIISMNNDKQWKNRVGPVKLPYTLLYPTSEGGLTGKGIPNSVSI, via the exons ATGATTAAGAACATTATCGACGCCATCGCCGGCAAGAAGATCGAAGGGACCGTGGTGTTGATGAAGAAGAATGTTTTGGACTTCAACGACTTTAATGCATCGGTTCTTGATCGTGTCCATGAATTATTCGGCCAGAGGGTTTCTCTGCAGCTCGTTAGTGCTGTCAATTATGGCGACTCAACTG AGAATGGGTTGCAAGCTGGGAAGCTTGGAAAGCCAGCATACTTGGAAAACTGGATAAGCACAATCACCCCCTTAATAGTGGGCGAGTCTTCATTCAAGGTTACCTTTGACTGGGACGAGGACATAGGAGTTCCAGGAGCATTCTTAATAAGAAACGATCATCACAGTGAGTTCTACTTAAAAACTCTTACACTCGAAGATGTTCCAGGCCATGGTCGGATCCACTTTGTCTGCAACTCGTGGGTTTACCCTACagacaaatacaaaaaagacCGGTTTTTCTTCTCCAACAAG ACATATCTTCCAAGTGAAACACCAAGGCCACTGCTGAAGTACAGAGAACAAGAACTACTGAACTTGAGAGGAGATGGAACTGGAGAGCTTCAGGAATGGGACAGAGTCTATGACTATGCTTACTATAATGATTTGGGGAATCCAGATATGGGCTCTAAATATGCCCGTCCAGTTCTTGGAGGGTCTACTGAGTACCCTTATCCTCGTAGGGGAAGAACTGGACGACCACCAACTAAGACAG ATCCCAACACCGAGAGCAGGGTGAAGCTTCTCATGAGCTTAAACATTTATGTTCCAAGAGACGAACGTTTTGGTCACTTGAAGATGTCAGACTTCCTTGCTTATGCACTGAAATCCATCGTTCAATTCCTTAAACCTGAGCTAGAATCTCTATTCGACAGCACTCCAACTGAGTTTGACAGCTTCCAAGATGTAATTAACCTCTATGAAGGAGGACTTAAGCTGCCTGAGGGTGTACTTGAGAATATTAGGGACAACATCCCCGCGGAGATGCTCAAGGAAATTTTCCGATCAGATGGCGCAGGACTCCTCAAATATCCAATGCCCCAAGTGATTAAAG AGGATCGATCTGCATGGAGGACTGATGAAGAGTTTGCAAGAGAGATGCTGGCTGGAGTAAACCCTGTCTCCATTCGTGGTCTTGAA GAATTTCCACCCACAAGCAAGCTTGATCCTAAAGTATATGGTGATCAAACCAGTACAATAACCAAAGAACAAGTAGAGAAGAGCTTCGATGGACTCAGCATAGAGGAG GCAATCAAGAAGAACAAATTGTTCATATTAGATCATCATGATGCTTTCATGCCATACCTGAGGCGAATAAACTCAACTACGACCAAGACTTATGCTAGCAGGACAATCCTGTTTTTGAAAAGTGATGGGACTTTGAAGCCGGTGGCAATTGAATTAAGCTTGCCCCATCCTGAAGGAGACAAATTTG GCGTTAGCAAAGTTTTCACACCAGCTGAACAAGGTGTTGAAGGCTCCTTTTGGCAACTGGCCAAAGCTTATGTGGCTGTAAATGACTCTGGCTACCATCAGCTCATTAGCCACTG GCTAAATACCCATGCTGCAATTGAGCCATTTGTGATAGCAACAAACAGGCAGTTGAGTGTGCTTCACCCTATTCACAAGCTTCTGCATCCTCACTTCCGAGACACCATGAATATAAATGCATTTGCACGGCAGATCCTCATTAATGCAGGCGGAATTCTGGAATTGACAGTCTTTCCAGCAAAGTATGCCATGGAGATGTCATCAATAGTTTATAAGGACTGGGTTTTTCCTGAGCAAGCTCTTCCTGCAGATCTCATCAAGAG AGGAATAGCAGTCAAGGATTCCAGTTCCCCTCATGGTCTGCGCCTTCTGATTGAGGACTATCCATATGCTGTTGATGGGCTAGAAATCTGGTCAGCGATCAAAACATGGGTTGAAGACTACTGCTCCTTCTATTACAAGACAGACGACTTGGTCCAAAAGGACTCTGAACTGCAGTCCTGGTGGAAAGAACTCAGAGAGGAGGGTCATGGTGACAAAAAAGATGAGCCCTGGTGGCCTAAAATGCAAAAACGAGAAGAGCTTGTAGAAACATGCACTATCATCATATGGGTAGCTTCTGCACTCCATGCAGCAGTCAACTTTGGACAGTATCCTTATGCAGGCTACCTACCAAACCGGCCAACAATTAGCCGCCGGTTCATGCCTGAAGAAGGCACTCCTGAATATGCTGAACTCCAATCAAACCCTGACAAGGCTTTCTTGAAGACAATTACTGCCCAGCTCCAAACTCTTCTTGGCGTTTCTCTAATAGAGATTCTGTCAAGGCATTCTACTGATGAGGTCTATCTTGGGCAAAGAGACACTCCTGAATGGACATTGGATGCACAACCATTGAAATCCTTTGAGAAATTTGGAAAGAAACTGGCTGAAATTGAGGATAGAATTATAAGCATGAACAATGACAAGCAATGG AAAAACCGAGTTGGACCAGTGAAGTTGCCATATACTTTGCTCTATCCCACCAGTGAAGGCGGACTTACTGGCAAGGGAATTCCCAATAGTGTCTCGATCTAA